The Toxorhynchites rutilus septentrionalis strain SRP chromosome 3, ASM2978413v1, whole genome shotgun sequence genome includes a region encoding these proteins:
- the LOC129779395 gene encoding uncharacterized protein LOC129779395: MSLKDSSAGIVDDTRSLSKRMRAAYSVTEPAVETASQSLETLRMNIFSLIEQAKIRIHKASCNQTAALTEKQTKLLNDAIYSINSILRKQEQVATMQNNKRELVGLSGEDFQKQIGNMSKMLNAVTIEMAKLKQSTDTLVNIYSNYQLENEEECDSGQNTDSSEGNNTIFEQQ; this comes from the exons ATGTCTCTCAAAGATTCTTCCGCGGGTATCGTTGATGACACAAGGAGTTTGTCGAAACGAATGCGTGCCGCTTACTCTG TAACTGAGCCAGCGGTCGAAACTGCTTCCCAGTCGCTTGAAACGCTTCGGATGAATATATTCTCACTCATCGAGCAGGCAAAAATCCGGATCCATAAGGCCAGTTGCAACCAAACTGCGGCACTCACCGAAAAGCAAACCAAGTTGCTTAATGATGCTATCTACTCGATAAATTCTATCCTTCGGAAGCAAGAACAGGTAGCGACGATGCAGAACAATAAGCGTGAACTCGTTGGTTTATCTGGGGAAGATTTCCAGAAACAGATTGGTAACATGTCGAAAATGTTGAATGCTGTAACAATTGAAATGGCGAAACTGAAACAGTCAACTGATACGCTGGTGAACATTTACTCAAATTATCAGCTCGAAAACGAAGAAGAATGTGATTCCGGTCAGAATACGGACAGCAGCGAAGGGAATAATACAATTTTTGAACAGCAGTGA